Proteins co-encoded in one Stutzerimonas stutzeri genomic window:
- a CDS encoding YbaY family lipoprotein produces MPLRPFAVPALLMLLAACSSQETQRPSAPVTFEEPPQATSVLHELHGSLIGVPADSEVELALLEVNRRDQPDRLLSSLQLQGRGSELPFILKFNAEKFPANQPVELRGRVTRSGQLIMRLPAVQVTSSANQSLGPLRLVPAP; encoded by the coding sequence GTGCCGTTACGCCCCTTTGCCGTTCCCGCTCTTCTGATGTTGCTGGCCGCCTGCTCGAGCCAGGAAACCCAGCGCCCCTCGGCGCCGGTCACCTTCGAGGAGCCACCACAGGCGACCAGCGTCCTGCATGAACTGCACGGCAGTCTGATCGGCGTGCCGGCCGACAGCGAAGTCGAGCTGGCGCTGCTGGAGGTCAACCGACGCGACCAGCCGGACCGTTTGCTGAGCAGCCTGCAACTGCAGGGTCGCGGCAGCGAGTTGCCGTTCATCCTCAAATTCAACGCCGAAAAGTTTCCAGCCAACCAGCCGGTCGAATTGCGCGGCCGCGTCACCCGCTCCGGTCAGTTGATCATGCGCCTGCCAGCGGTACAGGTGACCAGCTCGGCCAACCAGTCGCTGGGCCCGCTGCGACTGGTCCCGGCGCCATGA
- the nrdR gene encoding transcriptional regulator NrdR encodes MHCPFCGAHDTKVIDSRLVAEGDQVRRRRECLACGERFTTFETAELVMPRLIKQDGSRQPFDEEKLRAGMQRALEKRPVSVERLEEAIAHIKHKLRATGEREIKSRVLGELVMVELQKLDEVAYIRFASVYRRFQDLNEFREEIERLSREPAKTE; translated from the coding sequence ATGCATTGTCCCTTCTGTGGTGCACACGACACCAAAGTCATCGATTCGCGCCTGGTGGCCGAGGGCGATCAGGTGCGCCGTCGCCGCGAATGCCTCGCCTGCGGCGAGCGCTTCACCACCTTCGAAACGGCCGAGCTGGTGATGCCGCGGCTGATCAAGCAGGACGGCAGTCGGCAGCCCTTCGACGAGGAAAAACTGCGGGCCGGCATGCAGCGTGCGCTGGAGAAACGCCCCGTCAGTGTCGAGCGGCTGGAGGAGGCCATCGCCCACATCAAGCACAAGCTGCGTGCTACCGGCGAGCGGGAGATCAAGTCGCGTGTGCTCGGCGAGCTGGTGATGGTCGAGCTGCAGAAGCTCGACGAGGTCGCGTATATCCGTTTCGCCTCTGTCTACCGCCGCTTCCAGGACCTCAACGAATTCCGCGAGGAAATCGAGCGGCTGTCGCGCGAGCCGGCCAAAACCGAATGA
- a CDS encoding riboflavin synthase, translating to MFTGIIESIGTIRAMTPKGGDVRVLVETGKLDLGDVKLGDSIAVNGVCLTAVELPGNGFWADVSRETLARTAFVDLKAGSRVNLEKALTPTSRLGGHLVSGHVDGVGEVVSREENARAVQFRIRAPRELAKYIALKGSITVDGTSLTVNSVNGAEFELTIVPHTLAETIMVDYRPGRKVNLEVDLLARYLERLLMGDKAAEPNASGLTESFLAEHGYLNPAR from the coding sequence ATGTTCACAGGAATAATCGAATCCATCGGCACCATTCGCGCCATGACGCCCAAGGGAGGTGACGTACGCGTGCTGGTCGAGACCGGCAAGCTGGATCTTGGCGACGTCAAACTCGGCGACAGCATTGCCGTCAACGGCGTCTGTCTGACCGCCGTCGAGCTGCCAGGCAACGGCTTCTGGGCCGATGTCAGCCGCGAAACGCTGGCACGCACCGCCTTCGTCGACCTCAAGGCCGGCAGCCGGGTCAACCTCGAGAAAGCGCTGACGCCGACCAGCCGCCTCGGCGGCCATCTGGTCAGCGGCCACGTCGACGGCGTGGGTGAAGTGGTCTCGCGCGAAGAAAATGCCCGCGCTGTGCAGTTCCGCATCCGCGCGCCGCGCGAGCTGGCCAAGTACATCGCGTTGAAAGGGTCGATCACGGTCGATGGCACCAGCCTGACGGTCAATTCCGTCAACGGCGCGGAGTTCGAACTCACCATCGTTCCGCACACCCTGGCCGAAACCATCATGGTCGACTACCGCCCCGGGCGGAAGGTCAATCTGGAAGTGGATCTGCTGGCCCGTTACCTGGAGCGTCTGCTGATGGGCGACAAGGCCGCCGAGCCCAATGCCTCGGGCCTGACGGAAAGCTTCCTGGCCGAACACGGCTACCTGAACCCGGCTCGGTAA
- the yedF gene encoding sulfurtransferase-like selenium metabolism protein YedF: MSQATPNLSLDLRGEHCPYNAIATLETLATMQPGQLLEVVTDCSQSVHGIPEDTRAKGYECQVEQHGSLFRFLIRIPA; encoded by the coding sequence GTGAGCCAGGCCACACCGAATCTATCGCTTGATCTGCGCGGCGAGCACTGCCCGTACAACGCCATCGCCACGCTGGAAACCCTGGCGACCATGCAGCCCGGGCAGCTGCTGGAAGTGGTGACGGACTGCTCGCAGTCGGTGCATGGCATCCCGGAAGACACCCGGGCCAAGGGCTACGAGTGCCAGGTCGAGCAGCACGGTTCGCTGTTTCGCTTCCTGATCCGCATCCCGGCCTAG
- the nusB gene encoding transcription antitermination factor NusB: MSLNHDDSQDAPQPKAKGKIATRRVARSLAMQALYQWHMAGQSLNEIEAQFRVDNDFSGVDGTYFHELLTGVARGKTEIDGAIVPHLDRPLEELDPVELAVLRLSTFELMQRIDVPYRVVINEGIELAKVFGATDGHKFVNGVLDKLAPSLRSAEVGAHKR; encoded by the coding sequence GTGAGCCTGAATCACGACGACAGCCAGGATGCCCCGCAGCCCAAGGCCAAGGGCAAGATCGCGACGCGTCGCGTGGCACGCAGCCTGGCGATGCAGGCGCTGTATCAGTGGCACATGGCGGGCCAGAGCCTCAACGAAATCGAGGCGCAGTTCCGCGTCGACAACGATTTCTCCGGCGTTGACGGCACCTACTTCCATGAGCTGCTGACCGGTGTCGCCCGCGGCAAGACCGAGATCGACGGCGCGATCGTGCCGCATCTCGATCGTCCGCTCGAAGAACTCGATCCGGTCGAGCTGGCGGTCCTGCGCCTCTCCACCTTCGAGCTGATGCAGCGCATCGACGTGCCGTACCGGGTGGTGATCAACGAAGGTATCGAGCTGGCCAAGGTGTTCGGCGCCACTGACGGGCACAAATTCGTCAATGGTGTGCTGGACAAGCTGGCGCCCAGCCTGCGCAGTGCCGAGGTCGGCGCGCACAAGCGCTGA
- a CDS encoding class I SAM-dependent methyltransferase, with amino-acid sequence MTAPDELQTGLSRLLGDAQLGIATLPGTDIQLWLIEPENMTRAFSPEETRRILEDPPYWSFCWASGLVLARWLAERPEWVRGKRVLDFGAGSGVAAIAAAKAGATEVVACDLDPTALASCRLNAALNQVQLGYSQDFFAEPDRYDLIIVADVLYDRANLPLLDQFLSRGKEVLVADSRVRDFQHPAYERLAVLDACTWPDLAEPAEFRRVSLYHAKRA; translated from the coding sequence ATGACCGCGCCCGACGAGCTGCAGACCGGGCTGTCCCGGCTGCTCGGTGATGCGCAGCTCGGCATCGCCACGTTGCCCGGCACGGATATCCAGCTCTGGCTGATCGAGCCGGAAAACATGACGCGCGCGTTCAGCCCCGAAGAGACCCGGCGGATTCTCGAAGACCCGCCCTACTGGTCGTTCTGCTGGGCCAGCGGCCTGGTCCTGGCGCGTTGGCTGGCCGAACGCCCGGAGTGGGTGCGAGGCAAGCGGGTGCTGGACTTCGGTGCCGGCTCCGGCGTTGCGGCCATCGCCGCGGCCAAGGCGGGTGCGACCGAGGTAGTGGCGTGCGACCTCGACCCGACCGCATTGGCGTCCTGTCGGCTCAATGCCGCGCTCAACCAGGTGCAGCTAGGCTATTCGCAGGACTTCTTCGCCGAGCCCGACCGCTACGACCTGATTATCGTCGCCGACGTGCTCTATGATCGCGCCAATCTGCCGCTGCTCGACCAGTTTCTCAGCCGTGGCAAGGAGGTGCTGGTGGCCGATTCCCGGGTGCGCGATTTCCAGCACCCGGCCTATGAACGGCTGGCTGTGCTCGATGCCTGCACCTGGCCGGATCTGGCCGAGCCCGCGGAGTTTCGCCGGGTCAGCCTGTACCACGCCAAGCGGGCCTGA
- the yedE gene encoding selenium metabolism membrane protein YedE/FdhT, with product MSFLSDFRERYLVRFWSPLPALVAMGVASAYYFAITGTFWAVTGEFTRWGGHVLAWLGFQPQEWSYFKILGLSGTPLDRVDGVMIIGMLLGALCTALWANNVSLRWPTSKRRLLQGLVGGIVAGFGARLAMGCNLAAFFTGIPMFSLHAWAFMLATVGGAWIGVKICLLPFLGTPLKVGSQASSLFSDPQATQRRAARQARLGVAVAVLALVFLAWRFDTSLVLGMAVLFGLVFGGLIERAQICFTSAARDLWTTGRTRAAYGILLGMAVACIGTFGAIALGASPKIFWMGPNAIIGGVLFGIGIVVAGGCETGWMYRAMEGQVHFWVVGIGNVIGGTLVAVYWDELGTSLALPYPKVNLLETFGPANGLLLTLAGLAIAMLLVHLNARRFQSNRSPAREPGHTESIA from the coding sequence ATGTCCTTTCTCTCCGATTTCCGGGAGCGCTACCTCGTGCGCTTCTGGTCACCCTTGCCGGCCCTGGTGGCCATGGGTGTCGCTTCCGCTTACTACTTTGCGATCACCGGCACTTTCTGGGCCGTCACGGGTGAGTTCACCCGGTGGGGCGGCCATGTGCTCGCCTGGCTGGGCTTCCAGCCGCAGGAGTGGAGCTACTTCAAGATTCTCGGGCTGTCGGGCACACCCCTGGATCGCGTCGACGGCGTGATGATCATCGGCATGCTGCTTGGCGCGCTCTGCACCGCGCTGTGGGCCAACAACGTCAGCCTGCGCTGGCCGACCAGCAAGCGGCGGCTGCTGCAGGGGCTGGTGGGCGGCATCGTCGCCGGCTTCGGCGCGCGCCTGGCAATGGGCTGCAACCTCGCGGCTTTCTTCACCGGAATCCCGATGTTTTCCCTGCACGCCTGGGCCTTCATGCTGGCCACGGTGGGCGGTGCCTGGATCGGTGTGAAGATCTGCCTGCTGCCGTTTCTGGGCACCCCGCTCAAGGTTGGCAGCCAGGCCAGTTCGCTGTTCAGCGACCCCCAGGCTACCCAGCGCCGTGCCGCCCGGCAGGCGCGGCTCGGCGTCGCGGTCGCCGTGCTGGCGCTGGTGTTCCTGGCCTGGCGTTTCGACACCTCGCTGGTGCTGGGCATGGCGGTGCTGTTCGGGCTGGTCTTCGGCGGGCTGATCGAGCGCGCGCAGATCTGCTTTACCAGCGCGGCGCGTGACCTGTGGACCACCGGGCGCACCCGCGCCGCCTACGGCATCCTGCTGGGCATGGCAGTTGCCTGCATCGGCACCTTCGGTGCGATCGCACTCGGCGCCAGCCCGAAGATCTTCTGGATGGGTCCCAATGCCATCATCGGCGGCGTGCTGTTCGGCATCGGCATCGTCGTGGCCGGTGGCTGCGAGACCGGCTGGATGTACCGCGCCATGGAAGGTCAGGTGCACTTCTGGGTGGTCGGCATCGGCAACGTCATCGGCGGCACGCTGGTCGCGGTCTACTGGGATGAGCTCGGCACCTCGCTGGCGCTGCCCTATCCGAAGGTCAACCTGCTGGAAACGTTCGGCCCCGCCAACGGTCTGCTGCTGACGCTGGCCGGGCTGGCCATCGCGATGTTGCTGGTGCACCTCAATGCTCGTCGTTTCCAATCCAACAGGAGTCCTGCCCGTGAGCCAGGCCACACCGAATCTATCGCTTGA
- the trxA gene encoding thioredoxin, with the protein MSQTPYIFDVTSANFEQLVLENSFHKPVLVDFWAEWCAPCKALMPLLAKITEEYGGELLLAKVNCDIEQDVVARFGVRSLPTVVLFKDGQPLDGFAGAQPESAIRAMLQPHVQAPPAPEADRLETAQALFAEGRIGDAEEQLKQLLADDNENAAALILYARCLAERGELGEAEAVLGAVKGDEHKQALAGARAQLTFLRQANDLPEVADLKSRLAQNPEDDEAAYQLAVQQLARQQHEAALDGLLKLFVRNRTYADGLPHKTLLQVFELLGSDHPLVTTYRRKLYQALY; encoded by the coding sequence ATGAGCCAGACGCCCTATATTTTTGACGTCACCAGCGCCAACTTCGAGCAACTGGTGCTGGAGAACTCCTTTCACAAGCCGGTCCTGGTGGACTTCTGGGCCGAGTGGTGCGCGCCGTGCAAGGCGCTGATGCCGCTGCTGGCGAAGATCACCGAGGAATACGGCGGCGAACTGTTGCTGGCCAAGGTCAACTGCGACATCGAGCAGGACGTGGTGGCCCGCTTCGGCGTGCGCAGCCTGCCCACCGTGGTGCTGTTCAAGGACGGCCAACCGCTTGACGGTTTCGCCGGTGCGCAGCCCGAGTCGGCCATTCGCGCCATGCTGCAACCCCACGTCCAGGCGCCGCCGGCCCCCGAAGCCGACCGCCTGGAAACGGCCCAGGCGCTGTTTGCCGAAGGCCGTATTGGCGATGCCGAGGAGCAGCTCAAGCAACTGCTGGCCGACGACAACGAAAATGCCGCCGCGCTGATTCTCTATGCACGCTGCCTGGCCGAGCGCGGCGAACTGGGCGAGGCCGAGGCCGTCCTCGGTGCGGTCAAGGGCGATGAACACAAACAGGCACTGGCCGGCGCCCGTGCGCAGTTGACCTTCCTGCGCCAAGCCAACGACCTGCCGGAAGTCGCCGACCTGAAGAGTCGCCTGGCGCAGAACCCGGAGGACGATGAGGCGGCCTACCAGCTGGCCGTGCAGCAGCTCGCTCGCCAGCAGCATGAGGCGGCGCTGGACGGTCTGCTCAAGCTGTTCGTGCGTAATCGGACCTATGCCGATGGGCTGCCGCACAAGACGCTGCTGCAGGTGTTCGAGCTCTTGGGCAGCGATCATCCGCTGGTCACGACCTACCGCCGCAAGCTTTACCAGGCGCTGTATTAA
- the ribBA gene encoding bifunctional 3,4-dihydroxy-2-butanone-4-phosphate synthase/GTP cyclohydrolase II, with product MALNTAEELIEDIRAGKMVILMDDEDRENEGDIIVASECVTAEHINFMARFARGLICMPMTRERCEILQLPLMAPRNGSGFGTKFTVSIEAAEGVTTGISAADRARTVQAAVARNAVAEDIVSPGHIFPLMAQPGGVLARAGHTEAACDLARMAGFEPSGVICEIMNDDGTMARRPELELFAEQHGLKIGTIADLIHYRMIHERTVERVSEQPLETELGQFKLVTYRDEVEDTVHMALTRGEISPEDPTLVRVHNMEPLRDLLLVTVPGRWSLRAAMSEVAKAGSGVVLLLGNPLTGPQLLAQLNRQQSQSPATYSTVGAGSQILRDLGVRKMRLMSAPMKFNAISGFDLEVVEYLPAE from the coding sequence ATGGCTCTGAACACCGCTGAAGAACTGATCGAAGACATCCGCGCCGGCAAGATGGTCATCCTGATGGATGACGAGGACCGCGAGAACGAGGGCGACATCATCGTCGCGTCCGAATGCGTGACCGCCGAGCACATCAATTTCATGGCCCGCTTCGCACGCGGCCTGATTTGCATGCCGATGACCCGCGAGCGCTGCGAAATCCTGCAACTGCCATTGATGGCGCCACGCAACGGCTCAGGATTCGGCACCAAGTTCACCGTCTCGATCGAGGCCGCCGAGGGGGTTACCACCGGCATTTCCGCGGCCGATCGCGCGCGCACCGTGCAGGCTGCCGTGGCGAGGAATGCGGTAGCGGAAGACATCGTCAGCCCCGGTCACATCTTTCCGCTGATGGCGCAACCCGGTGGCGTGCTGGCACGCGCTGGGCACACCGAGGCAGCTTGCGACCTGGCGCGCATGGCCGGGTTCGAGCCGTCGGGTGTCATCTGCGAAATCATGAACGATGACGGCACCATGGCGCGTCGTCCGGAGCTCGAGCTATTCGCCGAGCAGCACGGACTGAAGATCGGCACCATCGCCGACCTCATCCATTACCGGATGATCCACGAGCGCACGGTCGAGCGGGTCTCCGAGCAGCCGCTGGAAACCGAACTGGGGCAATTCAAGCTGGTGACCTATCGCGACGAGGTCGAGGACACCGTGCACATGGCGCTGACGCGCGGCGAGATCTCGCCGGAAGACCCGACGCTGGTTCGTGTGCATAACATGGAGCCACTGCGCGATCTGCTGCTGGTGACCGTGCCGGGCCGCTGGAGCCTGCGTGCCGCGATGAGCGAGGTGGCCAAGGCCGGCAGCGGCGTGGTGCTGCTGCTGGGCAATCCGCTGACCGGCCCGCAGTTGCTGGCCCAGCTCAACCGCCAGCAGTCGCAGAGCCCGGCGACCTACAGCACGGTCGGTGCCGGTTCGCAGATTCTGCGCGACCTTGGGGTGCGCAAGATGCGCCTGATGAGTGCGCCGATGAAGTTCAACGCGATATCCGGGTTCGACCTGGAAGTTGTAGAATACCTGCCCGCTGAATAA
- the ribE gene encoding 6,7-dimethyl-8-ribityllumazine synthase: protein MPLKTIEGTFIAPQGKYALVVGRFNSFVVESLVSGAVDALVRHGVSEDAITIIRAPGAFEIPLVAQKVAQQGEYDAIVALGAVIRGGTPHFEYVAGECTKGLAQVSMEFGVPVAFGVLTVDSIEQAIERSGTKAGNKGAEAALSALEMVSLLAQLEAK from the coding sequence ATGCCCCTGAAGACCATCGAAGGAACCTTCATCGCCCCGCAGGGCAAATACGCCCTGGTCGTAGGCCGCTTCAACAGCTTCGTCGTCGAAAGCCTGGTCAGTGGCGCGGTTGACGCGCTGGTTCGCCATGGTGTCAGCGAAGACGCCATCACCATCATCCGGGCACCGGGTGCCTTCGAGATTCCACTGGTCGCGCAGAAGGTCGCTCAGCAGGGCGAATACGACGCCATCGTCGCGCTGGGCGCGGTCATCCGCGGTGGCACCCCGCACTTCGAATACGTGGCCGGCGAATGCACCAAGGGCCTGGCGCAGGTTTCCATGGAGTTCGGTGTGCCGGTCGCCTTTGGCGTACTGACGGTCGACTCCATCGAGCAGGCCATCGAGCGCTCCGGCACCAAGGCCGGTAACAAGGGCGCCGAAGCCGCATTGTCTGCCCTGGAAATGGTGAGTCTGCTGGCGCAGCTGGAGGCCAAGTGA
- the thpR gene encoding RNA 2',3'-cyclic phosphodiesterase: MQAHTDTLRLFFALPCPPAQASAIAHWRDGQIAGGRKVAPEKFHLTLAFLGAQPAARLEALKHLAAAIEAPRFELTLDGLVALGKGFVCLRPQSPPTALLQLAASLGQSLSAQGIVLDSRPFLPHLTLARQAELPQQGEPPAFSWVADRFVLYRSENTEDGVCYREMGSWPLTGPEAAGEATPG, encoded by the coding sequence ATGCAGGCCCACACCGACACGCTGCGACTGTTCTTCGCCTTACCCTGCCCGCCAGCGCAGGCAAGCGCCATCGCGCACTGGCGCGACGGTCAGATCGCGGGAGGGCGCAAGGTCGCGCCGGAGAAATTTCACCTGACCTTGGCCTTTCTCGGCGCGCAGCCAGCCGCCCGCCTGGAGGCGCTGAAACACCTGGCCGCAGCCATCGAGGCGCCGCGCTTCGAGCTGACGCTCGACGGCCTGGTCGCCCTCGGCAAGGGATTCGTCTGCCTCCGGCCGCAGTCACCTCCGACGGCCCTGTTGCAGCTGGCGGCGAGCCTTGGCCAATCGCTGAGCGCGCAGGGCATCGTCCTCGACAGCCGCCCGTTCCTGCCGCACCTGACCCTGGCCCGCCAGGCCGAACTGCCCCAGCAAGGCGAGCCACCGGCGTTCAGCTGGGTAGCCGATCGCTTCGTACTTTACCGGTCGGAGAACACGGAGGACGGCGTGTGTTACCGCGAGATGGGCAGCTGGCCGCTGACCGGCCCCGAAGCCGCCGGCGAGGCGACTCCGGGCTAG
- the ribD gene encoding bifunctional diaminohydroxyphosphoribosylaminopyrimidine deaminase/5-amino-6-(5-phosphoribosylamino)uracil reductase RibD, with the protein MSGDDHAWMARALQLARKGLYSTHPNPRVGCVIVKHGALVGEGWHVRAGEPHAEVHALRQAGARAAGATAYVTLEPCSHYGRTPPCAEALVKAGVGRVVAAMQDPNPQVAGRGLALLRSVGIEVASGVLESEARAVNAGFIKRMETGLPYLRAKLAMSLDGRTAMASGESQWITGPAARAEVQRLRAQSSVVLTGADTVLMDDARLTVRAAELGLDEETTALALQRPPLRVLVDGRLRVPLEAPFFQAGPALVATSADEQAAYYRAAGHELLALPGAARQVDLHALLRELATRGANEVLLEAGPRLAGAFAALGLIDEYQIFVAAKFLGSTARPLLDLPLERMRDARELRIADIRAVGYDWKITAVPHT; encoded by the coding sequence ATGAGCGGCGACGATCACGCCTGGATGGCGCGCGCGCTGCAGCTGGCGCGCAAGGGCCTCTATTCGACGCACCCCAATCCACGCGTCGGCTGCGTCATCGTCAAGCATGGCGCGCTGGTCGGGGAGGGCTGGCACGTGCGAGCCGGGGAGCCGCATGCTGAGGTGCATGCCTTGCGTCAGGCGGGTGCGCGTGCCGCTGGCGCAACCGCCTACGTCACCCTGGAGCCCTGCAGCCATTACGGGCGCACGCCGCCCTGTGCCGAGGCGCTGGTCAAGGCCGGGGTAGGTCGTGTGGTCGCCGCCATGCAGGATCCGAATCCGCAGGTGGCCGGTCGTGGTCTCGCGCTGTTGCGCTCCGTGGGCATCGAGGTGGCCAGCGGCGTGCTGGAAAGCGAGGCGCGGGCGGTGAACGCCGGGTTCATCAAGCGCATGGAGACGGGGCTGCCCTACCTGCGTGCCAAATTGGCGATGAGCCTCGACGGGCGCACCGCGATGGCCAGTGGCGAGAGTCAGTGGATCACCGGCCCGGCCGCGCGTGCCGAAGTACAACGTCTGCGGGCGCAATCGAGCGTGGTGCTGACGGGCGCCGATACGGTGCTGATGGACGATGCGCGGCTGACCGTGCGTGCCGCGGAGCTGGGGCTCGACGAGGAAACCACCGCTCTGGCCCTTCAGCGCCCGCCGCTGCGGGTGCTGGTCGACGGGCGGCTACGCGTGCCGCTCGAGGCGCCCTTCTTCCAGGCCGGCCCCGCGCTTGTCGCAACCAGCGCTGATGAACAGGCCGCATATTATCGGGCCGCTGGTCACGAGCTGCTGGCGCTGCCTGGCGCGGCGCGGCAGGTCGACCTGCACGCGCTGCTGCGTGAGTTGGCCACGCGCGGCGCCAATGAGGTATTGCTCGAAGCCGGACCACGGTTGGCGGGCGCCTTCGCCGCCCTTGGCCTGATCGACGAGTACCAGATCTTCGTTGCCGCCAAATTCCTCGGTTCGACCGCGCGACCGCTGCTCGACCTGCCGCTGGAACGGATGCGTGACGCGCGCGAGCTGCGGATCGCCGATATTCGGGCCGTCGGCTACGATTGGAAAATCACCGCCGTCCCGCACACCTAG
- a CDS encoding phosphatidylglycerophosphatase A family protein encodes MPVSVWTNPWHNLAFGFGSGTLPKAPGTWGSLVALAFVPLWQMLPGWGYGVLIVASMLFGIWLCGKVAQDLGVHDHEGIVWDEFAGIWITFWLVPAGWYWLLLGFVVFRVLDIFKPWPISWVDRHVHGGLGIMLDDILAGFAACGVMHLAVRLLG; translated from the coding sequence ATGCCCGTGTCGGTCTGGACCAATCCCTGGCACAACCTGGCCTTCGGTTTCGGCTCCGGCACGCTGCCCAAGGCGCCCGGCACCTGGGGCTCGCTGGTGGCGCTGGCCTTCGTGCCGCTGTGGCAGATGCTGCCTGGCTGGGGCTATGGTGTGCTGATCGTTGCGAGCATGCTGTTCGGGATCTGGCTATGCGGCAAGGTCGCGCAGGACCTGGGCGTGCACGATCACGAGGGCATTGTCTGGGACGAGTTCGCCGGTATCTGGATCACCTTCTGGCTGGTGCCGGCGGGTTGGTACTGGTTGTTGCTCGGGTTCGTCGTGTTCCGCGTGCTGGACATCTTCAAACCCTGGCCGATCAGTTGGGTCGACCGGCACGTGCACGGTGGGCTGGGCATCATGCTCGATGACATCCTCGCCGGGTTCGCCGCCTGCGGCGTCATGCACCTGGCGGTGCGCTTGCTCGGCTGA
- the thiL gene encoding thiamine-phosphate kinase, which yields MGEFELIRHYFAAAACARAGGEVALGIGDDCALLAVPVGEQLTVSTDTLVAGVHFPDPCDPYRLGQRALAVSTSDLAGMGATPIGFTLALTIPAADPDWLSAFARGLDAMAAGCGMRLIGGDTTRGPLSITLTVFGRVPTGAALLRSGARAGDLLCVGGALGDAAGALPIVLGKQLGESADAAALLRRYWSPQPQLALGQALRGRATAVLDISDGLLADCAHIADASGVSLQIERSRLPLSDALRAVAGEGALQCALAGGDDYLLAFTLPAEHLPSLREEGWSVHVIGRAVAGVGVQLLDAEGNAISTGDPGYNHFRD from the coding sequence ATGGGTGAGTTCGAGCTGATCCGCCACTACTTCGCCGCCGCCGCTTGTGCCAGGGCTGGCGGCGAAGTCGCGTTGGGCATCGGCGATGATTGCGCCTTGCTGGCCGTTCCGGTCGGTGAGCAGCTGACGGTATCCACCGACACGCTGGTTGCCGGCGTGCATTTCCCTGATCCCTGCGACCCTTATCGGCTTGGCCAGCGTGCATTGGCCGTATCGACCAGTGACCTGGCCGGTATGGGGGCGACGCCCATCGGCTTCACCCTGGCGCTGACGATTCCTGCTGCCGATCCCGATTGGTTGAGCGCGTTTGCCCGTGGCCTCGACGCGATGGCGGCTGGCTGTGGCATGCGCCTGATCGGCGGCGACACCACCCGCGGCCCGTTGAGTATCACGCTGACGGTCTTCGGTCGTGTACCGACCGGCGCGGCGTTGCTTCGCAGCGGCGCCAGGGCTGGGGATCTGCTCTGTGTCGGCGGTGCGCTGGGCGACGCGGCCGGTGCATTGCCCATTGTGCTCGGCAAACAGCTGGGCGAATCGGCTGACGCGGCGGCTCTGCTACGGCGCTACTGGTCGCCGCAGCCTCAGCTGGCCTTGGGGCAGGCACTGCGTGGCAGGGCGACGGCGGTGCTGGATATATCCGATGGTCTGCTGGCCGACTGCGCGCATATTGCCGACGCCTCGGGCGTCTCGTTGCAGATCGAGCGATCCCGGCTGCCGTTGTCGGATGCGCTACGGGCTGTCGCTGGCGAAGGCGCGCTGCAATGCGCCTTGGCCGGTGGCGATGATTATCTGCTGGCGTTCACGCTGCCTGCCGAGCATCTGCCGTCGCTGCGCGAAGAAGGGTGGTCTGTCCATGTGATCGGCCGTGCCGTTGCGGGCGTGGGCGTTCAGCTGCTCGATGCGGAAGGCAACGCCATAAGCACCGGTGACCCGGGTTATAACCATTTCCGCGATTGA